CGCCTCACCTTGGCCCGCTTTTCCCTTACAGTACTTTTTGTGGTGGCTACAGAAAGCCCATTCAGATGGAATATGACACTTGCACTGGTCTTTTTTACCCTGGCGACCTTGACGGATTACCTCGACGGACTGCTTGCTCGCAGGCGGAGCCTGGCGACCAATTTTGGAAGACTAATGGATCCCTTAGCAGACAAGGTCCTCAATGCATCAGCGTTTATTCTCCTACTCATTTATGCAGATCTCCCTGCATGGGTAGTAATGATTATCATCGCAAGGGAATTCTTGATCACAGGATTGCGTCTCCTCGCTGGAAGCAAGGGCGTCATTCTTCCAGCAGAACGACTGGGGAAACATAAAACAGTCTGGCAAATGATGACCATTTTTTTCTTCCTGATGCTTGCAACATTTTTGGAGTGGCAATTGCGGCCAGCATGGTGGGCATCTACTTGGATCTATGGTGGATGGATACTTGTTACAGTTACTCTAACACTCACTCTGTACTCTGGTCTAGGTTATCTCTG
This DNA window, taken from Candidatus Xiphinematobacter sp., encodes the following:
- the pgsA gene encoding CDP-diacylglycerol--glycerol-3-phosphate 3-phosphatidyltransferase, which gives rise to MTLPNRLTLARFSLTVLFVVATESPFRWNMTLALVFFTLATLTDYLDGLLARRRSLATNFGRLMDPLADKVLNASAFILLLIYADLPAWVVMIIIAREFLITGLRLLAGSKGVILPAERLGKHKTVWQMMTIFFFLMLATFLEWQLRPAWWASTWIYGGWILVTVTLTLTLYSGLGYLWRNRALFIAN